The following coding sequences lie in one Xanthomonas hyacinthi genomic window:
- a CDS encoding Rieske (2Fe-2S) protein, translating into MTESSSPAVLAQLEQIEPGSLVEAEATLGGEVASLLLYRDGDGVRAWANVCPHAGRRLDWAPGQFLKSREGHVVCAAHGAAFELQHGSCVSGPCRGQSLLAVPVAVREGQVVLA; encoded by the coding sequence ATGACCGAGTCATCGTCGCCCGCCGTGCTGGCGCAGCTGGAGCAGATCGAACCCGGCAGTCTGGTCGAAGCCGAGGCCACGCTTGGCGGCGAGGTCGCATCGCTGCTGCTGTACCGCGATGGCGACGGCGTGCGCGCCTGGGCGAACGTGTGCCCGCATGCCGGGCGCCGGCTCGACTGGGCGCCGGGGCAGTTCCTGAAGAGCCGCGAAGGACACGTGGTCTGCGCCGCGCATGGCGCTGCATTCGAGTTGCAGCACGGCAGCTGCGTGTCCGGGCCGTGCCGCGGCCAGAGCCTGCTTGCGGTGCCGGTGGCGGTGCGCGAGGGCCAGGTGGTGCTGGCCTGA